In a single window of the Magnolia sinica isolate HGM2019 chromosome 7, MsV1, whole genome shotgun sequence genome:
- the LOC131251620 gene encoding serine/threonine-protein kinase BRI1-like 2, with product MEKNPYQLFLPTTLIFIIFTIMPFSLALSSSKTDAEALFLFKKAIREDPNGVLSNWQLNRSPCTWYGVTCTVERVTRLDLSRSNLIGDLSIRALASLDMLSELNLAMNSLSLNSTDALLQLPIGLKQVDLSSAGLVGPVPSNFISRYPNMVYVNLAHNNLSGWLPDDLLSISDKLQILDLSFNNLSGPISGLNIENSCKSLLHLDISQNHFIDSLPSSLSNCTGLRSLNLSYNTLTGEIPPSFGEFHSLQTLDFSHNHLSGPIPEELGKACGSLVQFKISSNNVSGSIPSSFSSCSSLQVLDLAKNNISGPLPDSVLGNLSSLEQLLLSNNFISGAIPASIGSCKNLRIADFSSNKLSGSIPPDICPGAVALEELRAPDNLITGEIPPELSSCSQLKTIDLSINYLTGPIPAEFGKLENLEHLMFWFNGLRGGIPPELGQCRKLKNLILNNNFFSGDIPMELFNCTNLEWISLTSNGITGRIPPEFGKLSRLAVLQLANNSLSGNIPAELGNCNSLVWLDLNSNRLSGEIPARLGRQLGDKALSGILSGNTLAFVRNVGNACKGVGGLLEFAGIRPERLSQVPTLKTCDFTRLYSGAALSDWTHYPTLAYLDLSYNDLRGKIPDEFGDMVVLQVLDLAHNKISGEIPVSLGQLRNLGVFDASHNRLQGQIPDSFSNLSFLVEIDLSNNELTGPIPSRGQLSTLPASQYANNPGLCGVPLPACSQGSDVPSAIPSASSGGKSGRPATASWANSIVLGILVSVASICILIVWAIAMRARRKEAEGAKMLSSLQAVHAATTWKLGKEKEPLSINVATFQRQLRKLTFSQLIEATNGFSADSLIGCGGFGEVFKASLKDGSSVAIKKLIRLSCQGDREFMAEMETLGKIKHRNLVPLLGYCKVGEERLLVYEFMRFGSLEEMLHGKSRKGGDDQRGPLTWEERKKIARGAGKGLCFLHHNCIPHIIHRDMKSSNVLLDDEMEARVSDFGMARLISALDTHLSVSTLAGTPGYVPPEYYQSFRCTAKGDVYSFGVVMLELLTGRRPTDKDDFGDTNLVGWVKMKVREGNGWDVIDQELVSVGHDDDDDGGGDDQRREMMRYLDITMQCVDDFPSKRPNMLQVVAMLRELMPASVDAAGV from the coding sequence atGGAGAAAAACCCATACCAGCTTTTCCTTCCCACCACCctcattttcatcatattcaccaTAATGCCATTCTCCCTCGCTCTTTCATCGTCCAAAACCGACGCCGAAGCGCTATTCCTCTTCAAGAAGGCTATCCGAGAAGACCCAAATGGAGTTCTCTCCAACTGGCAGCTCAACAGGAGCCCATGCACCTGGTATGGTGTAACTTGCACCGTTGAAAGGGTAACCCGTcttgatctgagccgttcaaacCTCATCGGCGATCTTTCTATTCGCGCTCTTGCATCGCTCGACATGTTATCAGAACTAAATCTAGCCATGAATTCCTTGTCATTGAACTCCACCGATGCATTGCTTCAGCTGCCGATCGGATTGAAACAGGTCGATCTATCATCAGCTGGGCTAGTCGGGCCTGTCCCTAGCAACTTCATATCCAGGTATCCGAATATGGTCTACGTGAATCTCGCTCACAACAATCTCAGCGGTTGGTTGCCGGATGATCTGTTATCGATTTCTGATAAACTGCAAATTCTCgatctttctttcaacaatcttTCGGGTCCTATCTCGGGTCTGAATATTGAAAATTCATGCAAAAGCCTACTCCATTTAGATATCTCCCAAAACCATTTCATAGATAGTCTTCCTTCTTCGTTATCGAATTGCACCGGCCTTCGGAGTCTGAATCTCTCTTACAATACATTGACGGGCGAGATTCCGCCATCTTTCGGTGAATTCCACAGCTTGCAGACGTTGGATTTCTCTCACAACCATCTATCGGGTCCCATACCGGAGGAGTTGGGGAAGGCGTGTGGATCGCTTGTGCAATTCAAGATCTCGAGCAACAACGTGTCGGGCTCGATCCCATCGTCTTTCTCTTCGTGTTCTTCGCTTCAGGTTCTAGATCTGGCCAAAAACAACATATCAGGACCGTTGCCGGATTCTGTTCTTGGAAATCTCAGCTCGCTGGAGCAGCTTTTACTGAGTAATAACTTCATTTCTGGAGCAATTCCAGCATCGATCGGATCCTGCAAGAATCTCCGGATTGCGGATTTCAGCTCGAACAAGCTCTCCGGCTCCATCCCACCGGATATATGCCCTGGCGCGGTCGCACTTGAAGAATTACGGGCACCGGATAATCTCATCACCGGAGAAATCCCGCCTGAATTATCTTCCTGCTCGCAGCTCAAGACAATCGATCTCAGCATCAACTACCTTACCGGCCCGATTCCTGCCGAATTCGGTAAGCTTGAGAATCTCGAGCACTTGATGTTTTGGTTCAACGGCCTGCGGGGAGGAATCCCACCGGAATTAGGACAATGCCGGAAACTTAAGAATCTCATCCTCAACAACAATTTCTTCAGCGGCGATATTCCAATGGAGCTCTTCAATTGCACAAATCTCGAATGGATTTCGCTCACCAGCAATGGAATCACCGGCAGAATTCCGCCTGAATTTGGGAAGCTGTCGAGGTTAGCAGTCTTGCAGCTTGCGAACAACAGCTTAAGCGGCAACATCCCAGCGGAGCTAGGGAATTGCAACAGCTTGGTGTGGCTGGATTTGAATAGCAACAGATTATCAGGAGAGATTCCGGCAAGGCTAGGCCGGCAGCTGGGCGACAAAGCTCTGAGCGGAATCCTATCTGGAAATACGCTAGCATTCGTCCGAAATGTGGGAAATGCGTGTAAAGGAGTCGGCGGGTTGCTTGAATTTGCCGGAATCAGGCCTGAGAGGCTGTCACAAGTGCCGACGTTAAAAACATGTGATTTCACTCGATTGTATTCAGGTGCAGCTCTCAGCGACTGGACTCATTATCCAACACTGGCCTACCTCGATCTCTCCTACAACGATCTCCGCGGCAAGATCCCAGATGAATTCGGCGATATGGTGGTGCTTCAGGTTCTTGATCTGGCCCACAACAAGATATCAGGTGAGATCCCAGTATCGCTAGGCCAGCTTCGGAACCTCGGCGTCTTCGACGCTTCCCATAACAGATTACAAGGGCAGATCCCAGATTCGTTCTCGAATCTATCCTTCTTAGTCGAAATCGATCTTTCGAATAACGAATTAACGGGCCCGATCCCGTCCAGGGGTCAATTGAGCACACTTCCGGCGAGCCAGTACGCCAACAACCCCGGCCTATGTGGCGTACCGCTCCCGGCGTGCTCGCAAGGGAGTGATGTTCCATCAGCAATTCCATCCGCCTCGTCGGGTGGGAAATCAGGCCGGCCCGCCACCGCATCATGGGCTAACAGCATTGTGCTGGGTATACTAGTTTCAGTCGCTTCGATTTGTATTTTGATTGTGTGGGCGATTGCGATGCGGGCCCGGCGGAAAGAGGCGGAGGGAGCGAAGATGCTTAGCAGTCTTCAGGCAGTCCATGCAGCAACGACATGGAAGCTCGGTAAAGAGAAGGAGCCGCTCAGCATCAATGTCGCTACTTTCCAGCGGCAGCTTCGTAAGCTGACCTTCTCGCAGCTGATCGAAGCCACTAATGGCTTCTCTGCCGATAGCTTGATCGGATGCGGTGGATTCGGGGAAGTTTTCAAGGCTTCTCTTAAGGATGGCTCCAGCGTCGCTATCAAGAAGCTTATCCGCCTCAGTTGCCAGGGCGATCGTGAATTCATGGCTGAGATGGAGACGCTTGGCAAGATCAAGCACCGCAACCTCGTTCCACTCCTTGGTTACTGTAAGGTCGGCGAGGAACGCCTCCTTGTTTATGAATTCATGCGATTTGGTAGTCTGGAGGAGATGCTGCATGGGAAGAGCAGGAAGGGTGGGGATGATCAACGCGGCCCGCTCACGTGGGAAGAACGGAAGAAGATCGCTCGTGGTGCGGGGAAGGGTCTGTGTTTCCTTCACCACAATTGCATCCCTCACATCATCCACCGCGACATGAAGTCGAGCAATGTGCTGCTGGATGACGAGATGGAGGCGAGGGTGTCTGATTTTGGGATGGCCCGCTTGATCAGCGCTCTCGATACGCATTTGAGTGTAAGTACACTGGCCGGGACGCCTGGGTATGTTCCCCCGGAGTATTACCAGAGCTTCAGATGTACTGCAAAGGGTGATGTTTATTCGTTTGGTGTGGTTATGTTGGAGCTGCTAACTGGGCGGCGGCCCACTGATAAGGATGATTTTGGGGACACTAACTTGGTGGGATGGGTGAAGATGAAGGTGAGAGAAGGGAACGGGTGGGATGTGATTGATCAGGAGCTGGTGTCGGTgggccatgatgatgatgatgatggtggtggtgatgatcaGAGGAGGGAGATGATGAGGTATTTGGATATTACAATGCAATGTGTGGATGATTTTCCATCAAAGAGGCCTAACATGTTGCAGGTTGTGGCCATGTTGAGGGAGCTCATGCCTGCGTCTGTGGATGCTGCTggagtttga